In one Erinaceus europaeus chromosome 3, mEriEur2.1, whole genome shotgun sequence genomic region, the following are encoded:
- the SOD3 gene encoding extracellular superoxide dismutase [Cu-Zn] codes for MLALLWVGLLLAPGAWARSLSTVEQIRDTHAKVTELWQGLRRRWGEGLGDNTSLHACCAMQPSRSLQPGQPHVTGQVLFRQLQPGAGLDAYFDLEGFPEEMSGLGRPIHVHHFGDVSQGCQAAGGHYNPLSVPHPGHPGDFGNFRVRDGRLRRLRANLTAALSGPHSILGRALVLHAGVDDLGRGGDPASLEHGNSGPRLACCVVSLCPAELWGNLQHRRGQQRGGGEGQAS; via the coding sequence ATGCTGGCGCTGCTCTGGGTAGGCCTGCTCCTGGCGCCTGGTGCCTGGGCCCGCAGCCTGAGCACGGTGGAGCAGATCCGCGACACGCACGCCAAGGTGACCGAGCTGTGGCAGGGCCTGCGGCGGCGCTGGGGCGAGGGTCTGGGCGACAACACCTCGCTGCACGCCTGCTGCGCCATGCAGCCCTCCCGCTCCCTGCAGCCCGGGCAGCCGCACGTCACCGGGCAGGTGCTCTTCCGCCAGCTGCAGCCCGGCGCCGGGCTGGATGCCTACTTTGACCTGGAGGGCTTCCCGGAGGAGATGAGCGGGCTGGGCCGACCCATCCACGTGCACCACTTCGGGGACGTGAGCCAGGGCTGCCAGGCGGCCGGGGGCCACTACAACCCGCTGTCGGTCCCGCACCCGGGGCACCCCGGCGACTTCGGCAACTTCCGCGTGCGGGACGGCCGGCTCCGCAGGCTCCGCGCCAACCTGACCGCGGCGCTCAGCGGCCCGCACTCCATCCTGGGCCGCGCGCTGGTGCTGCACGCGGGGGTGGACGACCTGGGCCGCGGGGGCGACCCCGCCAGCCTGGAGCACGGCAACTCGGGCCCGCGCCTGGCCTGCTGCGTGGTGAGCCTGTGCCCCGCAGAGCTCTGGGGCAACCTGCAGCACAGGCGCGGGCAGCAGCGGGGCGGGGGCGAGGGCCAGGCCTCCTGA